Proteins encoded together in one Chitinophaga varians window:
- a CDS encoding RidA family protein: protein MEKQIINTNQAPAPIGPYNQAVKAGNILYVSGQIPLDPATGELVKSGITDEAHMAMKNLQAVLKEAGLTFDAVVKTTIFLTDMNDFPKVNEVYGSYFTGNYPARETVQVAGLPKGVNVEISVIAHS from the coding sequence ATGGAAAAGCAAATCATCAATACCAATCAGGCGCCCGCTCCTATCGGGCCATACAACCAGGCTGTAAAAGCTGGTAATATTCTCTATGTGTCCGGTCAGATTCCTCTTGACCCCGCCACCGGCGAGCTGGTAAAATCAGGCATCACCGATGAAGCCCACATGGCCATGAAAAATCTGCAGGCAGTACTGAAAGAAGCCGGTCTGACTTTCGACGCCGTGGTGAAAACCACCATCTTCCTGACAGACATGAACGATTTCCCTAAAGTAAATGAAGTGTACGGCAGCTACTTCACCGGCAACTATCCTGCCCGCGAAACCGTACAGGTGGCCGGTTTGCCCAAGGGAGTGAATGTGGAAATATCCGTGATAGCACATAGCTAA
- a CDS encoding 3-hydroxyacyl-CoA dehydrogenase family protein has translation MNILVIADAQRYDELQQRDLSRHQVQWRTSLEEVLSVKAFDLVIDLIFDDRPDHAAVYARNPGVPVLAGIVKTSLSQVMNDYAFEQGFNIMGCNFLPGFISLPLLEVTLMDDGQQEVLADIMYQLHWEYTLVADATGMVTPRVVCMIINEAYLTAQEGTASRADIDTSMKLGTNYPLGPFEWCERIGVKHVYEVLKAVHDATGDDRYEVAALLQTEYEAI, from the coding sequence ATGAATATCCTCGTAATAGCAGATGCGCAGCGGTATGATGAATTACAGCAGAGAGATCTTTCCCGGCATCAGGTGCAATGGAGAACCAGTCTGGAAGAAGTATTGTCTGTGAAAGCGTTTGACCTGGTGATAGATCTTATTTTCGATGACCGGCCGGACCATGCAGCGGTATACGCGCGTAATCCGGGGGTGCCGGTGCTTGCGGGGATTGTGAAAACATCCTTGTCCCAGGTGATGAACGATTATGCGTTTGAGCAGGGTTTCAATATTATGGGATGTAATTTCCTGCCGGGATTTATCAGTCTGCCGTTGCTGGAAGTGACGCTGATGGACGACGGACAGCAGGAGGTGCTGGCAGACATCATGTACCAGCTCCATTGGGAATACACGCTGGTGGCGGATGCTACGGGGATGGTGACGCCAAGGGTAGTATGCATGATCATTAATGAAGCGTACCTGACAGCCCAGGAAGGCACTGCTTCCCGCGCGGATATTGATACCTCCATGAAGCTGGGCACCAATTATCCGTTGGGGCCTTTTGAGTGGTGTGAGCGTATAGGCGTGAAACATGTGTATGAAGTACTGAAAGCAGTACACGATGCTACCGGTGATGACCGTTACGAGGTAGCTGCATTATTACAAACAGAATACGAGGCGATATAA
- the tsaB gene encoding tRNA (adenosine(37)-N6)-threonylcarbamoyltransferase complex dimerization subunit type 1 TsaB → MALILSIDTATTTGSVSLARDGKALQTLVNEQQQDHAAAMVLYVQQVLREQGVTAAELDAVAVSAGPGSYTGLRVGVATAKGLCYAWNKPLLAVPTLQMMAQGAKDAVQDDNAWYCPMLDARRQEVFTAIYDASLQPVLEPQALILEPGSMDAWLSQQKIYFFGNGSAKWAAMQPSIDNAVFVPHEMSAAHMAPLAEKLFLQKSFADLAYFSPFYLKGFYFPQKP, encoded by the coding sequence ATGGCATTAATACTGAGCATAGATACAGCCACTACCACCGGTTCGGTGAGCCTGGCACGCGATGGTAAAGCATTACAGACGCTTGTTAACGAGCAGCAGCAGGACCATGCCGCTGCGATGGTGTTGTATGTGCAGCAGGTATTGCGTGAGCAGGGCGTTACCGCTGCAGAGCTGGATGCGGTGGCGGTGAGCGCGGGGCCGGGATCTTATACGGGTTTACGTGTAGGCGTGGCTACCGCCAAAGGTCTGTGTTATGCCTGGAATAAGCCGTTGCTGGCTGTTCCCACGTTGCAGATGATGGCGCAGGGCGCCAAAGATGCCGTGCAGGATGATAACGCCTGGTATTGCCCTATGCTGGACGCGCGCCGGCAGGAAGTGTTCACTGCTATTTATGATGCCTCGCTGCAGCCGGTGCTGGAGCCACAGGCGCTGATACTGGAGCCGGGCTCAATGGATGCCTGGCTGTCGCAGCAAAAGATATATTTTTTCGGCAATGGCAGTGCCAAATGGGCCGCCATGCAGCCTTCCATCGATAATGCCGTTTTTGTTCCCCATGAAATGAGTGCTGCGCATATGGCGCCACTGGCAGAAAAATTATTCCTTCAAAAATCCTTTGCTGACCTCGCTTATTTCAGTCCTTTTTATCTGAAAGGCTTTTATTTCCCCCAAAAACCCTAA
- a CDS encoding ArsR/SmtB family transcription factor, with amino-acid sequence MEKTLLTTSSNTLIISRGNNEKDQIKLDYIAVKKAAMVLRAINHKLRQQMIKLLEDHKKMTVTEIYVKLRLEQSVASQHLAILRRAGIVITERDGKFIHYTINKQRIAEVAKFVEELVG; translated from the coding sequence ATGGAAAAAACATTATTAACTACCTCTTCTAATACTCTTATTATTTCTAGAGGTAACAATGAAAAAGACCAGATCAAATTGGATTACATTGCCGTTAAAAAGGCCGCTATGGTTTTGCGTGCTATCAACCATAAGTTGCGCCAGCAGATGATTAAGCTGTTGGAGGACCATAAGAAAATGACTGTGACAGAGATATATGTAAAATTGCGTTTGGAACAATCGGTAGCATCGCAGCATCTGGCCATATTAAGACGGGCTGGTATTGTAATTACAGAAAGAGATGGTAAGTTCATCCACTACACCATCAACAAGCAGCGTATTGCTGAGGTGGCAAAATTTGTGGAAGAACTGGTTGGTTAA
- a CDS encoding MBL fold metallo-hydrolase, with amino-acid sequence MYVKQLYTNCLSEAAYFIESGGVAVVIDPLRDIDVYLDLARERNAAIKYIFETHFHADFVSGHLELAKATGAQIVFGPDAETGFDAYVAKDNEEFAIGDVTIKVLHTPGHTLESTCYLLLDASKAPHAVFTGDTLFVGDVGRPDLFSGNLTKEELAGYLFESLNSRIKTLPDNVIVYPAHGPGSACGKNLGPNTYSTIGEEKSTNYALLATDKAQFIQEVTSGLATPPSYFPINAKINKEGYDALQAVMAKALQPLSVAAFKEKSKAGALILDTRPAAEFGDGFVPESISIGLEGRFAEWAGSLLPFDQEIILVTTPGKEEETVVRMARVGFENVNGYLEGGFPAWEAAGEERDMIITVEADELAMDVPHDENLVIVDVRKPVEYANGHIKDALSLPLGDMMDPANLAGLEEHQNLYVHCQGGYRSIIACSILKREGIHNLRNVDGGFAKMKDEKGLEVVQEKNVLN; translated from the coding sequence ATGTACGTAAAACAATTATACACCAATTGCCTGTCAGAAGCGGCATACTTCATTGAATCAGGGGGAGTGGCCGTGGTGATAGATCCGCTGAGGGATATCGATGTATACCTGGACCTTGCCAGAGAGCGTAATGCTGCCATCAAGTACATTTTTGAAACACACTTCCACGCTGACTTCGTGTCGGGCCATCTGGAACTGGCCAAAGCCACCGGCGCACAGATCGTGTTTGGCCCGGATGCTGAAACCGGCTTCGATGCGTACGTGGCAAAAGATAACGAAGAATTTGCCATTGGTGATGTGACCATTAAAGTGTTGCATACGCCTGGCCATACACTGGAATCGACCTGTTACCTGCTGTTGGACGCTAGTAAAGCGCCGCATGCCGTTTTCACCGGTGATACCCTGTTTGTGGGCGATGTAGGCCGCCCTGACCTGTTCAGCGGCAACCTTACCAAGGAAGAGCTGGCAGGCTATCTGTTTGAATCACTGAACAGCAGGATCAAGACGCTGCCCGATAACGTGATCGTATATCCGGCGCATGGCCCCGGATCAGCCTGTGGTAAAAACCTCGGTCCGAACACCTACAGTACCATCGGAGAAGAGAAAAGCACTAACTATGCACTGCTGGCGACTGACAAGGCCCAGTTCATCCAGGAAGTGACAAGTGGTCTAGCTACACCTCCATCTTATTTCCCGATCAACGCAAAAATCAATAAGGAAGGTTACGATGCCCTGCAGGCTGTGATGGCTAAAGCGCTGCAACCGCTTTCTGTGGCTGCATTCAAAGAAAAGAGCAAGGCGGGTGCCCTGATCCTCGATACCCGTCCGGCTGCTGAATTCGGCGACGGTTTTGTGCCTGAATCCATCAGCATTGGCCTGGAAGGCCGTTTCGCAGAATGGGCCGGCAGCCTGTTGCCTTTTGATCAGGAAATTATCCTGGTCACCACACCTGGTAAAGAGGAAGAAACAGTGGTAAGAATGGCGCGTGTAGGTTTCGAAAACGTGAACGGTTACCTCGAAGGTGGTTTCCCTGCATGGGAAGCAGCCGGTGAAGAAAGAGACATGATCATCACCGTAGAAGCAGATGAACTGGCGATGGACGTTCCGCATGATGAAAATCTCGTGATCGTGGACGTGCGCAAACCGGTTGAATACGCCAACGGACATATTAAAGATGCCCTCAGCCTGCCGCTCGGTGATATGATGGACCCTGCCAACCTCGCCGGCCTGGAAGAACATCAGAACCTGTATGTTCACTGCCAGGGCGGTTACCGCAGCATTATTGCCTGCTCTATCCTGAAGAGAGAAGGTATCCACAACCTGCGTAATGTAGATGGTGGTTTCGCCAAAATGAAAGATGAAAAAGGACTGGAGGTAGTACAGGAAAAAAATGTGCTCAACTAA
- a CDS encoding BON domain-containing protein: MNRKSLALALLMVMGVFFFACKPSDSKIQQAVNEKLSTIPGITAEVKGGVVTLNGEVTDDAAKAAAEEALKGVSGVKSVTNNITVKAPEPAPAPVTINPDDVLKKTLDSAYAAGGFSTVTVTVANGEVTLTGEAKKSDLRKIIQTAQESKPKKVNNNLKLK; this comes from the coding sequence ATGAATAGAAAATCCTTAGCACTCGCCCTTTTGATGGTGATGGGCGTCTTCTTCTTCGCCTGTAAGCCTTCGGACAGCAAGATCCAGCAGGCCGTTAATGAAAAACTGAGCACTATTCCCGGTATCACTGCTGAAGTGAAAGGCGGTGTGGTAACGCTGAACGGCGAAGTAACAGACGATGCCGCCAAAGCAGCAGCGGAAGAAGCCTTAAAAGGTGTTTCCGGTGTAAAATCCGTTACTAACAATATCACGGTGAAAGCGCCGGAACCAGCCCCGGCTCCGGTTACCATTAACCCCGACGATGTGCTGAAGAAAACCCTTGATTCTGCTTATGCCGCAGGCGGATTTTCTACAGTAACCGTTACCGTGGCCAATGGTGAAGTAACCCTGACTGGTGAAGCTAAAAAAAGCGATCTGCGTAAAATCATTCAGACAGCCCAGGAATCAAAGCCTAAGAAAGTCAACAACAATCTTAAATTGAAATAA
- a CDS encoding LysM peptidoglycan-binding domain-containing protein, producing the protein MSLQDKYQELISQANSAGVTNLQVREQDNVLYIDGEATAAVKDQLWSTYEKLDPEMRSADVVMNIAVADGGGGEQVYEVKSGDSLSKIAKNYPGVSWKDIFEANKDQIKDPNLIFPGQKLKIPG; encoded by the coding sequence ATGAGCTTACAGGATAAATACCAGGAACTGATCAGCCAGGCCAACAGCGCCGGCGTTACCAATTTACAGGTAAGGGAACAGGACAATGTGCTGTACATCGACGGAGAGGCCACTGCAGCGGTGAAAGACCAACTGTGGAGCACCTACGAAAAGCTGGACCCCGAAATGCGTTCTGCTGACGTAGTAATGAATATCGCTGTTGCCGATGGTGGCGGTGGTGAACAGGTCTATGAAGTAAAATCCGGCGACAGTCTGAGTAAAATTGCGAAGAACTATCCCGGCGTTTCCTGGAAAGACATCTTCGAAGCAAACAAAGATCAGATCAAAGACCCCAACCTGATCTTCCCCGGACAGAAACTGAAAATACCCGGATGA
- a CDS encoding lysophospholipid acyltransferase family protein, which produces MYYLLLVFCYGISFLPFPVLYFISDILYTLVYHVFGYRKQVVLANMKQAFPDKSPEEIKLLAKKYYRNLTDMMVETIKLLTMSKAQLQKRFVCDLTVLHELYAKGKSCQLHLGHNFNWEWANLFCMQGVSFPFLVVYMPLSSKPADRMFRHFREKFGSILIPANDMANSMKPWLDKQYLIALVADQNPGNPKSCLWYPFLNKMTPFYKGPEMAARRNDIPVVFVDIRKTKRGYYHATLKLMFEEPQKEPVGKITETFVRFLENNIHEQPEVWVWSHRRWKHQYPGTIETNV; this is translated from the coding sequence ATGTACTATTTGCTTCTTGTATTTTGTTACGGTATTTCCTTCTTGCCATTCCCGGTACTCTACTTCATCAGTGATATACTGTATACACTGGTGTATCATGTATTTGGCTACCGGAAGCAAGTAGTGCTGGCCAATATGAAACAGGCGTTTCCCGACAAGTCGCCGGAAGAAATCAAACTGCTGGCTAAAAAATACTACCGCAACCTTACCGATATGATGGTGGAAACCATCAAACTGCTCACCATGAGCAAAGCACAGCTGCAAAAGCGCTTCGTATGCGATCTGACGGTACTGCATGAACTGTATGCCAAAGGAAAAAGCTGTCAGCTGCACCTGGGGCATAATTTCAACTGGGAATGGGCCAACCTCTTCTGTATGCAGGGCGTATCCTTCCCCTTTCTGGTGGTATATATGCCGCTCAGCAGCAAACCGGCCGACCGCATGTTCCGCCATTTCCGGGAGAAATTCGGGTCCATCCTTATCCCCGCCAATGATATGGCCAACAGCATGAAGCCATGGCTTGACAAACAGTATCTGATTGCACTGGTGGCTGATCAGAACCCCGGTAATCCGAAGAGCTGCCTCTGGTATCCGTTCCTCAACAAGATGACGCCTTTCTACAAAGGCCCTGAAATGGCAGCCCGTAGAAACGATATCCCCGTGGTGTTTGTGGATATCCGCAAAACCAAACGTGGTTATTATCACGCTACCCTGAAGCTGATGTTTGAAGAGCCGCAAAAGGAACCCGTTGGGAAAATCACCGAAACCTTCGTGCGGTTCCTGGAGAATAATATTCATGAACAACCCGAAGTATGGGTATGGAGCCACAGAAGATGGAAACATCAATACCCTGGCACCATTGAAACGAACGTATAA
- the nadB gene encoding L-aspartate oxidase — protein MQQTDFLVIGSGIAGLTYALKVSQQCPDKTITIITKSREDETNTKYAQGGVAVVNDLENDSFEKHIEDTLIAGDGLCNERTVEIVVTEGPERVNEIIEWGANFDKNPDGDFSLGREGGHSVFRVIHHKDITGKEIERALLEAIHRRPNIKLVTHCFVVDLITQHHLGYLVTKSTPDIECYGVYVLNLNNKKIETILAKVTLLATGGNGQVYRSTTNPTIATGDGVAMVYRAKGRIENMEFIQFHPTAFYQPGVNPSFLITEAVRGDGGILRNIHGEDFMHKYDSRLSLAPRDIVARAIDSEMKITGTEHVYLDCRHMDIEKFIHHFPNIYETCKAAGIDVQKQMIPVEPAAHYSCGGIKTNEWGQTSIRNLYACGECASTGLHGANRLASNSLLEAMVFAHRCFMDATSKIDTLEYRDNVPDWDARGTTAPREMILITQSLKELKQIMSDYVGIVRTNERLARALRRLDMLHEETEALYEKTEVSPQLCELRNLITAAYLIVKGASFRKESRGLHYNTDYPYKCELVQNIVL, from the coding sequence ATGCAGCAAACAGATTTTCTTGTCATCGGTTCCGGGATTGCAGGTTTGACCTATGCACTCAAAGTATCTCAGCAATGCCCTGATAAAACGATTACCATTATCACAAAAAGCCGTGAAGATGAGACCAACACCAAGTATGCACAGGGCGGCGTGGCGGTGGTCAATGATTTGGAAAACGACAGCTTTGAAAAACATATAGAAGATACCCTGATCGCAGGTGACGGGCTTTGCAACGAACGTACCGTGGAAATCGTTGTCACGGAAGGCCCGGAAAGAGTGAATGAAATCATTGAATGGGGCGCTAACTTCGACAAAAACCCTGATGGTGATTTTTCTCTTGGCCGTGAAGGCGGGCACTCCGTTTTCAGGGTGATCCATCATAAAGATATTACCGGTAAAGAGATTGAACGCGCATTGCTGGAAGCTATTCACCGCCGTCCCAATATTAAGCTGGTCACCCATTGCTTTGTGGTAGACCTGATCACCCAGCACCACCTGGGCTATCTGGTCACCAAATCCACGCCGGATATCGAGTGTTATGGGGTCTATGTACTCAACCTCAACAATAAAAAAATAGAAACCATACTGGCAAAAGTTACCCTGCTGGCCACCGGTGGCAACGGGCAGGTGTACCGTAGTACCACCAACCCTACCATCGCTACAGGCGACGGCGTGGCCATGGTGTACCGCGCCAAAGGCCGTATCGAGAACATGGAATTTATCCAGTTCCACCCTACGGCTTTTTATCAGCCGGGTGTCAACCCTTCTTTCCTGATCACGGAAGCTGTACGGGGTGATGGTGGTATTCTCCGTAATATCCACGGTGAAGATTTCATGCACAAGTACGATTCCCGCCTGTCACTGGCGCCTCGTGATATCGTGGCCCGCGCCATCGACAGTGAAATGAAGATCACCGGTACCGAGCATGTGTATCTCGACTGCCGGCATATGGACATCGAAAAGTTCATTCATCATTTTCCCAATATTTACGAGACCTGCAAAGCTGCCGGCATCGACGTACAAAAACAGATGATTCCGGTAGAACCTGCGGCACACTACAGCTGCGGCGGTATCAAAACCAACGAGTGGGGCCAGACCTCCATCCGGAACCTGTATGCCTGTGGCGAATGCGCCAGCACCGGCCTGCATGGCGCCAACCGCCTCGCCTCCAACTCCCTGCTGGAAGCCATGGTGTTCGCCCATCGCTGCTTCATGGACGCTACCAGCAAAATAGATACCCTGGAATACCGGGACAATGTGCCGGACTGGGACGCACGCGGTACTACTGCCCCCCGGGAAATGATCCTTATTACCCAAAGTCTCAAAGAGCTGAAACAGATCATGAGCGACTATGTGGGCATTGTACGTACCAATGAACGTTTGGCCCGCGCCCTGCGCCGCCTGGATATGCTGCATGAAGAAACGGAGGCCCTCTACGAGAAAACGGAAGTGTCGCCTCAATTGTGCGAACTGCGTAACCTGATCACGGCCGCATACCTGATCGTAAAAGGTGCGTCCTTCCGCAAAGAAAGCAGAGGCCTGCATTACAATACAGACTATCCATACAAATGTGAACTGGTACAAAATATTGTCTTGTAA
- a CDS encoding lysoplasmalogenase gives MNKSGWLALYFLTLFADLVLISLNMDSLRFATKPLLVPLLAVYFLTAGEAMPAKQKAWMYGAMLSCLLGDVLLMFDHLFLSGLGCFLVGHIFYIIFFLTIRYSNPPVPFCKYHWVFLNAAAVIGYILFLIPYLGNMLIPVIIYSLVISIMLQSVIHAFHFRYQRMAWYCLAGAVLFVLSDSLIALNRFYHPLPAGGQLVMLTYGLAQAGLVYGAVQYYRR, from the coding sequence ATGAACAAATCCGGATGGTTAGCACTGTATTTCCTGACTTTGTTTGCCGATCTCGTATTGATCAGCCTGAACATGGACAGTCTTCGGTTTGCTACCAAACCCCTGCTGGTTCCCTTGTTGGCCGTTTACTTTTTGACAGCCGGTGAAGCTATGCCGGCCAAACAAAAGGCCTGGATGTATGGCGCCATGCTGTCGTGCTTACTGGGAGATGTACTGCTGATGTTTGACCACCTGTTCTTGTCCGGACTTGGCTGTTTCCTTGTCGGCCATATTTTTTACATCATTTTTTTCCTGACGATCCGATATTCCAACCCACCCGTACCCTTTTGCAAATATCACTGGGTATTTCTGAATGCCGCGGCAGTCATCGGTTATATCCTTTTCCTCATCCCCTACCTCGGTAATATGCTCATCCCGGTGATCATTTATTCACTGGTAATCTCCATCATGCTGCAAAGCGTGATACATGCCTTCCATTTCCGCTATCAGCGGATGGCCTGGTATTGTCTAGCTGGCGCAGTGCTGTTTGTTCTGTCTGATTCGCTCATTGCCCTGAACCGGTTTTACCATCCCCTGCCGGCAGGCGGACAACTGGTCATGCTTACCTATGGACTGGCGCAGGCCGGACTGGTTTATGGCGCCGTACAGTATTACCGCCGCTGA
- a CDS encoding sensor histidine kinase produces MNRFSVNIILRILLLTISLAAAVWLYMRGMTPLAVLTIPLILLQIYGIYYYLNRINRKLTLFLESIRYEDFSIRFSADNQLGKSFRMLNHQFNEVLEAFRQTRAEKEANLKYIDTIIQHISIGVFSFDAEGRIELINPAAFRLLGIYRLRNISELKPVHPGLAELLTELSSGNKILYATRQEQQLSIQAATVRLQGRLIKLISIQNIHSELQKKELEAWQNLTKILRHEIMNSVTPIVSLIGTMKEIVDLDIAPTAGNGEGIDDLREALLTVESRSKGIMNFVNAYRDYTTLPQPQFTQVNIKSLVSTVSSLFQADMKQADIHFQLEVDAENVEIHADISQLQMVLINLVKNAMDALEQTDNASIHMKVYLNNVQQVCIEITDNGPGIDTEAMNKIFIPFFTTKKTGSGIGLSLSQQIIQMHGGQLKVLSPGNNGNGSTFLILLNT; encoded by the coding sequence ATGAACCGTTTCAGCGTCAATATCATCCTTCGCATACTGCTGCTCACCATCTCACTGGCCGCTGCGGTATGGCTGTATATGCGCGGCATGACACCGCTGGCAGTCCTTACCATCCCTTTGATACTGCTGCAGATTTACGGCATCTACTATTACCTCAACAGGATCAATCGAAAACTCACCCTGTTCCTTGAGTCTATCCGGTATGAAGATTTCTCTATCCGCTTCAGCGCTGATAACCAACTCGGTAAAAGCTTCCGGATGCTCAATCATCAGTTCAACGAAGTACTGGAAGCCTTCCGCCAGACCCGCGCTGAAAAAGAAGCCAATCTCAAATACATCGATACCATTATCCAGCATATCAGTATCGGCGTGTTTTCTTTTGATGCCGAAGGACGGATAGAACTGATCAACCCAGCAGCCTTCCGCCTGCTGGGCATCTATCGACTGCGCAATATTTCGGAACTGAAACCGGTACATCCCGGTCTCGCTGAACTGTTGACAGAGCTGTCTTCCGGTAACAAAATCCTGTACGCCACCCGCCAGGAACAACAACTGTCCATCCAGGCCGCTACCGTGCGCTTACAGGGACGTCTCATCAAACTGATATCTATTCAGAACATCCACTCGGAACTACAGAAAAAAGAGCTGGAAGCCTGGCAGAACCTGACCAAAATACTGCGACATGAGATCATGAACTCCGTCACTCCCATTGTGTCGCTCATTGGCACGATGAAAGAAATCGTGGATCTCGATATTGCTCCTACCGCCGGTAACGGAGAAGGTATTGATGACCTCCGGGAGGCCCTGCTGACAGTGGAAAGCCGCAGTAAAGGCATCATGAACTTTGTAAATGCCTACCGCGACTACACCACCCTTCCGCAGCCACAATTCACGCAGGTCAACATCAAATCGCTCGTATCTACCGTGAGCAGCCTTTTCCAGGCCGACATGAAACAGGCCGACATTCATTTTCAACTCGAAGTAGACGCGGAAAACGTGGAGATACATGCCGATATATCCCAGTTGCAGATGGTATTGATCAACCTGGTAAAAAATGCTATGGACGCTCTGGAACAGACAGACAATGCCAGTATCCACATGAAAGTGTACCTCAACAACGTACAACAGGTATGCATTGAAATCACCGACAACGGCCCCGGTATTGACACCGAAGCGATGAACAAAATTTTTATTCCTTTCTTCACAACCAAAAAAACCGGTTCAGGCATCGGCCTCAGTTTGTCTCAACAGATCATTCAAATGCATGGCGGCCAGTTGAAGGTGTTAAGTCCCGGAAATAACGGAAACGGGTCTACGTTTCTTATTCTGCTGAATACCTGA
- a CDS encoding sigma-54-dependent transcriptional regulator: MTTMQPGKILIVDDDVDVLRAARLLLKRHFEQVDFEKNPQKIPYLVTNFDYDVILLDMNFTRDLSSGKEGFEWLDRILDIKPDTAVVLFTAYGDVEMAVRAIKSGAVDFVLKPWENEKLLATIQSAYNKRAAKLDKPPVVHNTGNLIVGNSPAMQAVFDTVSRVAATDANVLILGENGTGKDMLARHIHQQSHRSSKPIVSVDLGAISETLFESELFGHVKGAFTDAREDRAGRFEEASGGTIFLDEIGNISIPFQAKLLTVLQNRSVTKVGSNKSIPIDVRLICATNRNIQQQAAQHLFRQDLLYRINTIEIHLPPLRERQEDIVPLAEHFLQLYRERYKRQVNSLHESLIQQLEKYEWPGNIRELQHAIERAVILSQGKTLQAKDVFVKNNNTQDPQMDTGYNLEEMERTIITQAMKKCNGNITEAAKELGLSRAALYRRLEKYNI; encoded by the coding sequence ATGACCACCATGCAACCCGGAAAAATTCTGATCGTTGACGACGATGTTGATGTATTGCGCGCAGCCCGTCTGCTGCTGAAACGGCACTTTGAACAGGTGGATTTTGAAAAAAATCCGCAAAAGATACCTTATCTGGTCACCAACTTCGACTACGATGTTATCCTGCTGGATATGAACTTCACCCGTGACCTGAGCAGCGGCAAGGAAGGGTTTGAATGGCTGGACCGTATCCTCGATATCAAGCCGGATACTGCAGTAGTACTGTTTACCGCCTACGGCGATGTGGAAATGGCAGTAAGGGCCATTAAATCCGGTGCAGTGGACTTTGTGCTCAAACCATGGGAAAATGAAAAACTACTGGCCACCATACAATCAGCCTATAACAAACGCGCGGCCAAGCTGGACAAGCCGCCGGTAGTACATAATACCGGCAACCTGATAGTTGGCAACAGCCCCGCTATGCAGGCCGTGTTTGACACCGTTTCACGGGTGGCCGCCACCGATGCCAATGTGCTCATTCTCGGTGAAAACGGCACCGGCAAAGACATGCTGGCCAGGCATATCCACCAGCAGTCACACCGCAGCAGCAAACCGATCGTCAGCGTCGACCTCGGCGCTATCAGCGAAACACTCTTCGAAAGCGAACTTTTCGGACATGTGAAAGGCGCCTTCACCGACGCCCGCGAAGACAGGGCCGGCCGCTTCGAAGAAGCCTCCGGCGGCACTATCTTCCTCGATGAAATCGGCAATATATCCATCCCCTTTCAGGCCAAACTACTGACCGTACTGCAAAACAGATCAGTGACAAAAGTAGGGTCCAATAAGAGTATACCCATCGACGTTAGACTGATCTGCGCCACCAATCGCAATATCCAGCAACAGGCCGCCCAGCACCTCTTCCGCCAGGACCTGCTGTACCGCATCAATACCATCGAAATACACCTGCCTCCCCTGCGCGAACGCCAGGAAGATATCGTGCCGCTGGCAGAACATTTCCTGCAACTGTACCGCGAAAGGTACAAGCGCCAGGTCAACAGCCTGCATGAATCACTCATTCAGCAACTGGAAAAATATGAATGGCCCGGTAATATCCGCGAATTGCAACACGCCATAGAAAGAGCCGTTATCCTCTCACAGGGCAAAACACTACAGGCCAAAGACGTATTCGTGAAAAACAACAACACCCAGGACCCGCAGATGGACACCGGCTACAACCTGGAAGAAATGGAACGCACCATCATCACCCAGGCCATGAAGAAGTGCAACGGAAATATCACCGAAGCCGCTAAAGAACTGGGCCTCAGCAGGGCGGCGCTTTACAGAAGGCTTGAGAAATACAATATTTAG